In one window of Kitasatospora sp. MMS16-BH015 DNA:
- a CDS encoding LLM class flavin-dependent oxidoreductase yields MSVHPPTPPLHLAVALDGAGWHPAAWREPEARPGELFTAAYWAELVAEAEAGLLDLVTFEDSLSLQSTLPFDPDDRTDQVRGRLDAVLTAARIAPLTRHIGLLPTAITTHTEPFHLSKAIATLDYVSSGRAGLRVKVSGRADEAAHVGRRPITRVEPEALDSPAGRELLHELFTEAEEYVEVLRRLWDSWEDGAEIRDVATGRFVDTAKLHHIDFTGSRFAVRGPSITPRPPQGQPPVAALAHRAEPYRLIGRSADLGFVTPQDAAEAEAVVAEIRAAQAAAGRAAETVHVFADLVVLLDEKAGAAAARLDRLDALAGAPYRSDAYVYTGTPAELADLLEDWQRAGLTGFRLRPATLPYDLGQITRLLVPELQRRGLFRTGYEASTLRGLLGLPRPANRYASAAL; encoded by the coding sequence ATGTCCGTCCACCCGCCCACCCCGCCGCTCCACCTGGCCGTCGCCCTCGACGGCGCCGGCTGGCACCCCGCCGCCTGGCGCGAACCGGAGGCCCGACCAGGGGAGTTGTTCACCGCCGCCTACTGGGCCGAGTTGGTCGCCGAGGCCGAGGCCGGGCTGCTCGACCTGGTCACCTTCGAGGACTCGCTGAGCCTCCAGTCCACCCTCCCCTTCGACCCGGACGACCGCACCGACCAGGTGCGCGGGCGCCTGGACGCGGTGCTCACCGCCGCCCGGATCGCGCCGCTGACCCGGCACATCGGCCTGCTGCCGACGGCGATCACCACCCATACCGAGCCGTTCCACCTCTCCAAGGCGATCGCCACCCTGGACTACGTCAGCTCCGGCCGCGCGGGCCTGCGGGTGAAGGTCTCCGGCCGGGCCGACGAGGCCGCGCACGTGGGCCGCCGCCCGATCACCCGGGTGGAGCCGGAGGCGCTGGACTCCCCCGCCGGGCGCGAGCTGCTGCACGAGCTGTTCACCGAGGCCGAGGAGTACGTGGAGGTGCTGCGGCGGCTCTGGGACAGCTGGGAGGACGGGGCCGAGATCCGGGACGTGGCCACCGGCCGGTTCGTCGACACCGCCAAGCTGCACCACATCGACTTCACCGGCAGCCGGTTCGCGGTGCGCGGGCCCTCGATCACGCCCCGGCCGCCGCAGGGCCAGCCGCCGGTGGCGGCGCTGGCCCACCGCGCCGAGCCGTACCGGCTGATCGGCCGCTCCGCCGACCTCGGCTTCGTCACCCCGCAGGACGCCGCCGAGGCCGAGGCGGTCGTGGCCGAGATCCGCGCGGCGCAGGCGGCGGCCGGCCGGGCGGCCGAGACGGTGCACGTCTTCGCCGATCTGGTGGTGCTGCTGGACGAGAAGGCGGGGGCCGCCGCCGCCCGGCTCGACCGGCTGGACGCACTGGCCGGCGCGCCGTACCGCAGCGACGCGTACGTCTACACCGGCACCCCGGCCGAGCTGGCCGACCTGCTCGAAGACTGGCAGCGGGCCGGCCTCACCGGCTTCCGGCTGCGACCGGCCACCCTGCCCTACGACCTCGGGCAGATCACCCGGCTGCTGGTGCCCGAGCTCCAGCGGCGCGGCCTGTTCCGCACCGGCTACGAGGCGAGCACCCTGCGCGGTCTGCTCGGCCTGCCCCGCCCCGCCAACCGCTACGCGTCCGCCGCGCTCTGA
- a CDS encoding LLM class flavin-dependent oxidoreductase, with amino-acid sequence MKFLAITLIPHTPDPATGQPKPTRERFREVVENAVLAEELGFDGFGVGERHERPFISSSPPVLLGHLAARTSRIRLFTAVTTLSLLDPVRAYEDYATLDHLSDGRLDLIIGKGNGTAQRELFDVSPEDQWDRNAESYELFRRLWREPKVTYKPRYRPELTEAEVWPRPLQQPVRVWHGSATSERSADLAARYGDPLFSANVTNPIEPYAALVRHYRERWAHYGHDPALATVGAGSAGYYAARTSQQALAVYRPLFERQLAHTPEPVFTTLEDFVERSSALIGSPQQIVEKVHRYHEQLGHSVLHIRAEASGLTDTQHRDSLELFQGEIAPALRHSLPDPPWPWSPAVPAPEEQP; translated from the coding sequence GTGAAGTTCCTCGCCATCACGCTGATCCCGCACACCCCCGACCCGGCCACCGGGCAGCCGAAGCCCACCCGCGAGCGGTTCCGCGAGGTGGTCGAGAACGCGGTGCTGGCCGAGGAGTTGGGCTTCGACGGTTTCGGCGTGGGCGAGCGGCACGAGCGGCCCTTCATCTCCTCCTCGCCCCCGGTGCTGCTCGGCCACCTGGCCGCCCGCACCAGCCGGATCCGGCTGTTCACCGCCGTCACCACGCTCAGCCTGCTCGACCCGGTCCGCGCGTACGAGGACTACGCCACCCTGGACCACCTCTCCGACGGCCGGCTCGACCTGATCATCGGCAAGGGCAACGGCACCGCCCAGCGCGAGCTCTTCGACGTCTCGCCCGAGGACCAGTGGGACCGCAACGCCGAATCCTACGAGCTGTTCCGCCGCCTCTGGCGCGAGCCGAAGGTGACCTACAAGCCGCGCTACCGGCCGGAGTTGACCGAGGCCGAGGTCTGGCCGCGCCCGCTCCAGCAGCCCGTCCGGGTCTGGCACGGCAGCGCCACCAGCGAACGCTCGGCCGACCTGGCCGCCCGCTACGGCGACCCGCTCTTCTCCGCCAACGTCACCAACCCGATCGAGCCGTACGCCGCCCTGGTGCGCCACTACCGCGAACGCTGGGCCCACTACGGCCACGACCCGGCTCTGGCCACCGTCGGTGCGGGCAGCGCCGGTTACTACGCCGCCCGCACCTCCCAGCAGGCCCTCGCCGTCTACCGTCCGCTCTTCGAAAGGCAGTTGGCGCACACGCCGGAGCCGGTCTTCACCACCCTGGAGGACTTCGTCGAGCGCAGCTCGGCCCTGATCGGCAGCCCGCAGCAGATCGTCGAGAAGGTGCACCGCTACCACGAACAGCTCGGCCACAGCGTGCTGCACATCCGCGCCGAGGCGAGCGGCCTGACCGACACCCAGCACCGGGACAGCCTCGAGCTGTTCCAAGGCGAGATCGCCCCGGCGCTGCGCCACAGCCTGCCGGACCCGCCGTGGCCCTGGTCTCCCGCCGTCCCCGCTCCGGAGGAGCAGCCGTGA
- a CDS encoding putative leader peptide, whose product MQQNPARPATYARLHIDLQRVATALCPAACQS is encoded by the coding sequence GTGCAGCAGAACCCGGCCCGTCCGGCCACCTACGCGCGGCTCCACATCGACCTCCAGCGCGTCGCCACCGCGCTCTGTCCGGCCGCCTGTCAGAGCTGA
- a CDS encoding LLM class flavin-dependent oxidoreductase, with the protein MTNTPLTVLDLVPISSGSDARQALLNSIDLAQQAERFGYARHWFAEHHLNPGVAGTSPAVVLALTAAATSTIRLGAGAVQLGHRTALATVEEFGLLDALHPGRFDLGLGRSGGSAAPRSGAPAPVRSEPGYTPGGLRIPARFSFEHLLHSPRFALHRRLLQLPGAEPQPYDEQIADLLALLAGTYPDARVVPGEGADLQVWILGSSAGISAETAGRHGLRFAANYHVSPATVLEAAEGYRAAFKPSAVLDRPHVSVSADVVVAEDEATARELATGYGLWVRSIRSGEGAIPFPTPAEARAHVWTEADRELVADRVETQFLGTAAQVADQLEVLRAETGADELIVTTITHQHEDRVRSYELLAEEWSKR; encoded by the coding sequence ATGACCAACACCCCGCTCACCGTGCTCGACCTGGTACCGATCTCCTCCGGCTCCGACGCCCGGCAGGCCCTGCTCAACAGCATCGACCTGGCGCAGCAGGCGGAACGCTTCGGCTACGCCCGCCACTGGTTCGCCGAGCACCATCTCAACCCCGGCGTGGCCGGCACCTCCCCGGCCGTGGTGCTGGCGCTCACCGCCGCGGCCACCTCCACCATCCGGCTCGGCGCCGGGGCCGTCCAGCTCGGGCACCGCACCGCGCTGGCCACCGTGGAGGAGTTCGGCCTGCTCGACGCGCTCCACCCGGGCCGCTTCGACCTCGGGCTCGGCCGCTCCGGCGGCTCCGCCGCACCCCGCTCGGGCGCTCCCGCGCCGGTCCGCTCCGAGCCCGGGTACACGCCCGGTGGCCTGCGCATCCCGGCCCGCTTCTCCTTCGAACACCTGCTGCACTCACCGCGGTTCGCCCTGCACCGGCGGCTGCTCCAACTGCCCGGCGCCGAACCCCAGCCCTACGACGAGCAGATCGCCGACCTGCTGGCCCTGCTGGCCGGGACCTACCCCGACGCTCGCGTGGTACCGGGCGAGGGGGCCGACCTCCAGGTCTGGATCCTCGGCAGCAGCGCCGGGATCAGCGCGGAGACGGCCGGCCGGCACGGCCTGCGCTTCGCGGCCAACTACCACGTCAGCCCGGCCACCGTGCTGGAGGCCGCCGAGGGCTACCGGGCCGCCTTCAAGCCCTCGGCCGTGCTCGACCGCCCGCACGTCAGCGTCTCCGCCGACGTGGTGGTGGCCGAGGACGAGGCCACCGCCCGCGAACTCGCCACCGGCTACGGCCTCTGGGTCCGCTCCATCCGCAGCGGCGAGGGCGCCATCCCCTTCCCCACCCCCGCCGAGGCCCGCGCCCACGTCTGGACCGAGGCCGACCGCGAGCTGGTCGCCGACCGGGTGGAGACCCAGTTCCTCGGCACCGCCGCCCAGGTGGCCGACCAGCTGGAGGTCCTCCGGGCCGAGACCGGCGCGGACGAACTGATCGTCACCACCATCACCCACCAGCACGAGGACCGGGTCCGCTCCTACGAGCTGCTCGCCGAAGAATGGTCCAAGCGATGA
- a CDS encoding flavin reductase family protein, whose amino-acid sequence MTVTTDLDPKLAPKALRQVFGAFPSGVTAVAALVDGHPVGLAASSFTSVSLDPPLVSVCADRASSTWPVLRSRPRLGISVLAAEHQDACLRLASRTAADRFAGLDWRATEAGAVVLPAAAAWFECSIDQLVPAGDHDIVLLRVHDLAATPATAPLVFHGGRFRRLAAEPGQP is encoded by the coding sequence ATGACCGTCACCACCGATCTCGACCCCAAGCTGGCCCCCAAGGCCCTCCGCCAGGTCTTCGGCGCCTTCCCCAGCGGCGTCACCGCCGTGGCCGCCCTGGTCGACGGCCACCCGGTCGGCCTGGCCGCCAGCTCCTTCACCTCCGTCTCCCTCGACCCGCCCCTGGTCTCGGTCTGCGCCGACCGCGCCTCCAGCACCTGGCCCGTGCTGCGCAGCCGCCCCCGCCTCGGCATCTCCGTGTTGGCCGCCGAGCACCAGGACGCCTGCCTCCGCCTCGCCTCCCGCACCGCCGCCGACCGCTTCGCCGGCCTCGACTGGCGGGCCACCGAGGCCGGCGCCGTCGTGCTCCCGGCCGCCGCCGCCTGGTTCGAGTGCAGCATCGACCAGCTCGTCCCGGCCGGCGACCACGACATCGTCCTGCTCCGCGTCCACGACCTCGCCGCCACCCCGGCGACGGCTCCGCTGGTCTTCCACGGGGGCCGCTTCCGCCGCCTGGCGGCGGAGCCGGGTCAGCCGTAG
- a CDS encoding right-handed parallel beta-helix repeat-containing protein encodes MASAEAGGGTRYVDGHSQSCSDAGSGTEAAPYCTVQAAADAVTPGQTVVIDQDVPAPGTVHVTRSGTEVAPITFTGRPGKQFVLSGLAVTGAAHLRFQGMYWAEGGVAVSSAEDVSFDHDAPYSGVGPFHVTDGSTGVRLTRSWFLSQAPIVVDKGSTGTVISGNYFASVDHPSAAFVSVDGATGTAVTGNTMRFSCGGAVSVGGRSTGTTIENNVVMPPWRSTCATSGIQVAADSTATTKSAYNLFNPDAAQPIYTWSGVSYPDLAAFRTATGQGDHDLSAPDGSRILACQTNYMQLAGPLAVDSADSDAPGALPTDIYGTPRTDDPTIPDTGAGGGHYDRGAVELGACPVLDTEISGERETHQTGARSVRAFLTVKQSWDLPGTIEVAWGDGTTTSYPFHGSQGVTVEHTYARAGIYTTTATTTLAGMSSSLTLTSTTMGSQYRAVTPVRALDTRDGTGAGGRIARIPARGVQHLDLSGVLPKGALADSAVVNITAVNPGAAGFITAYETSRPRPLASTLNFTKGAVVANLATLPSAWGIDLYNGSDAPVDLVVDLAGYYQRSAGDGFHPTAPTRLLDTRKTRQVPAHGSTTLKVAGVGPVAADASAVMLNVTEAKATAPGFVTAYPAGIDRPTASNLNFTPGAVVPNSTVVPVGADGSVTFYNGSAAPVDLVVDVQGYYSPTGGMAFQSVTPTRVLDTRDWYVAKPVAPFSSTAAYVGGPDFRDDMQPKAVVLNTTVTGPTAAGFLTAYPAGTTRPTASNLNFAPNQTLAAMTVSGLGSGSKVSLYNGSYGSTHVVADFTGYFYG; translated from the coding sequence ATGGCTTCCGCCGAAGCCGGGGGCGGCACCCGCTACGTGGACGGCCACAGCCAGTCCTGCTCCGACGCGGGCAGTGGCACCGAGGCGGCGCCGTACTGCACCGTCCAGGCGGCGGCGGACGCGGTGACGCCGGGCCAGACCGTGGTGATCGACCAGGACGTGCCGGCTCCGGGCACCGTGCACGTCACCCGCTCGGGCACGGAGGTGGCCCCGATCACCTTCACCGGACGGCCGGGGAAGCAGTTCGTCCTCAGCGGACTGGCGGTGACCGGAGCTGCGCACCTGCGGTTCCAGGGGATGTACTGGGCCGAGGGCGGGGTGGCCGTCTCCAGTGCAGAGGATGTCAGCTTCGACCACGACGCGCCTTACTCCGGTGTCGGGCCGTTCCACGTGACCGACGGCTCCACCGGAGTCCGATTGACTCGGAGCTGGTTCTTGAGCCAGGCGCCGATCGTGGTCGACAAGGGGTCGACGGGCACTGTCATCAGCGGCAACTACTTCGCCAGTGTCGACCACCCGAGTGCGGCGTTCGTCTCCGTCGACGGAGCGACCGGCACGGCTGTCACGGGCAACACGATGCGCTTCAGTTGCGGCGGTGCAGTCTCGGTGGGCGGTCGATCCACGGGAACGACCATCGAGAACAACGTCGTCATGCCGCCCTGGCGCAGCACCTGCGCGACCAGCGGGATCCAGGTGGCGGCGGATTCCACTGCCACGACCAAGAGCGCGTACAACCTGTTCAACCCCGACGCGGCGCAGCCGATCTACACCTGGTCGGGTGTCTCCTATCCCGACCTCGCCGCTTTCCGGACGGCCACCGGCCAAGGCGACCATGACCTGAGTGCGCCCGATGGCAGCAGGATCCTGGCCTGCCAGACCAACTACATGCAGCTGGCCGGGCCGCTGGCCGTCGACTCTGCCGACTCGGACGCGCCCGGCGCATTGCCCACCGACATTTACGGCACGCCCCGCACCGACGACCCGACCATCCCCGACACCGGGGCCGGCGGCGGCCACTACGACCGGGGCGCGGTCGAACTCGGTGCCTGCCCGGTCCTCGACACGGAGATCTCAGGGGAGCGGGAGACCCATCAGACCGGTGCCCGGTCGGTGCGGGCCTTCCTCACGGTCAAGCAGAGTTGGGACCTCCCGGGCACCATCGAGGTCGCCTGGGGGGACGGGACGACGACTTCGTACCCGTTCCACGGCTCGCAGGGCGTGACGGTGGAGCACACCTATGCCCGGGCCGGGATCTACACCACGACCGCGACCACCACGCTGGCCGGGATGTCGAGCAGCCTGACCCTCACCTCCACCACCATGGGCTCCCAGTACCGGGCCGTCACCCCGGTCCGGGCGCTGGACACCCGGGACGGTACGGGGGCCGGCGGGCGGATCGCCCGGATCCCGGCCCGCGGTGTGCAGCACCTGGACCTCTCCGGGGTGCTGCCCAAGGGGGCTCTGGCCGACAGCGCCGTCGTCAACATCACCGCAGTCAACCCGGGGGCGGCCGGCTTCATCACCGCGTACGAGACCTCCCGGCCCCGGCCGCTCGCCTCCACGCTGAACTTCACCAAGGGGGCCGTGGTCGCCAACCTGGCCACCCTGCCCAGCGCGTGGGGGATCGACCTCTACAACGGCTCGGACGCCCCGGTGGACCTGGTGGTGGACCTGGCGGGCTACTACCAGCGCAGCGCCGGGGACGGCTTCCACCCGACCGCCCCGACCCGGCTGCTCGACACCCGGAAGACCCGGCAGGTGCCCGCCCACGGCTCGACCACGCTCAAGGTGGCCGGGGTCGGCCCGGTGGCGGCCGACGCCTCGGCGGTGATGCTGAACGTCACCGAGGCCAAGGCCACCGCGCCCGGCTTCGTCACGGCCTACCCGGCCGGGATCGACCGGCCGACGGCCTCGAACCTCAACTTCACCCCCGGGGCCGTCGTGCCCAACAGCACCGTCGTGCCGGTGGGCGCGGACGGCTCGGTGACCTTCTACAACGGCTCCGCCGCGCCGGTGGACCTGGTGGTGGACGTGCAGGGCTACTACAGCCCGACCGGCGGGATGGCCTTCCAGTCGGTCACGCCCACCCGAGTCCTGGACACCCGGGACTGGTACGTGGCCAAGCCGGTGGCCCCGTTCTCGTCCACCGCCGCGTACGTGGGCGGGCCGGACTTCCGGGACGACATGCAGCCCAAGGCCGTGGTGCTCAACACCACCGTCACCGGGCCCACCGCCGCCGGCTTCCTCACCGCCTACCCGGCGGGCACCACCCGGCCGACCGCCTCGAACCTCAACTTCGCGCCGAACCAGACCCTCGCCGCGATGACGGTCAGCGGTCTCGGCTCGGGCTCGAAGGTGTCGCTCTACAACGGCTCTTACGGCTCTACCCACGTGGTCGCCGACTTCACCGGCTACTTCTACGGCTGA
- a CDS encoding NtaA/DmoA family FMN-dependent monooxygenase (This protein belongs to a clade of FMN-dependent monooxygenases, within a broader family of flavin-dependent oxidoreductases, the luciferase-like monooxygenase (LMM) family, some of whose members use coenzyme F420 rather than FMN.) gives MSKPLKQIHLAAHFPGVNNTTVWSDPAAGSQIEFSSFVHLAQTAERAKFDFLFLAEGLRLREQHGRIYDLDVVGRPDTFTVLAALAAVTDRLGLAGTINSTFNEPYEVARQFASLDHLSGGRAAWNVVTSWDAFTGENFRRGGFLAQEDRYERARRFLAAATELFDSWHGGEILADQQSGAFLAEPAPGEFSYRDSQFDIAGRFNVPRSPQGRPVLFQAGDSEEGREFAASSADAIFSRHGTLEAGREFYADVKGRLARYGRAPEELKILPGVTFVLGGTEAEAQERAHHIRRQQVSGQTAIRLLEQLWNRDLSDLDPDGPLPTVDPLPGENTVAQGRASVRMHRDPVAVAAQWRALAEEKKLSARELVIEVTGRQTFIGTPAQVASDLNEFVQTDAADGFILVPHLTPGGLDEFADTVVPLLQERGVFRTEYQGETLRDHLGLATPRPTARPAVAR, from the coding sequence ATGAGCAAGCCGCTGAAGCAGATCCACCTCGCCGCGCACTTCCCCGGCGTCAACAACACCACGGTGTGGAGCGATCCGGCCGCCGGGAGCCAGATCGAGTTCAGCTCCTTCGTCCACCTCGCGCAGACCGCCGAGCGGGCCAAGTTCGACTTCCTGTTCCTCGCCGAGGGCCTGCGGCTGCGCGAACAGCACGGGCGTATCTACGACTTGGACGTGGTCGGCCGCCCCGACACCTTCACCGTGCTGGCCGCGCTGGCCGCCGTCACCGACCGGCTCGGGCTGGCCGGCACCATCAACTCCACCTTCAACGAACCCTACGAGGTGGCCCGGCAGTTCGCCTCGCTGGACCACCTCTCCGGCGGGCGGGCCGCCTGGAACGTGGTCACCTCCTGGGACGCGTTCACCGGTGAGAACTTCCGGCGCGGCGGCTTCCTCGCCCAGGAGGACCGCTACGAGCGGGCCCGCCGCTTCCTGGCCGCCGCCACTGAGCTGTTCGACTCCTGGCACGGCGGGGAGATCCTCGCCGACCAGCAGTCCGGCGCCTTCCTCGCCGAGCCCGCCCCGGGTGAGTTCTCCTACCGGGACAGCCAGTTCGACATCGCCGGCCGGTTCAACGTGCCGCGCAGCCCGCAGGGGCGGCCGGTCCTCTTCCAGGCCGGCGACTCCGAGGAGGGCCGCGAGTTCGCCGCCTCCTCGGCCGACGCGATCTTCAGCCGGCACGGCACCCTGGAGGCCGGCCGGGAGTTCTACGCCGACGTGAAGGGCCGGCTGGCCCGCTACGGCCGGGCGCCCGAGGAGCTCAAGATCCTGCCCGGGGTCACCTTCGTGCTCGGCGGGACCGAGGCCGAGGCCCAGGAGAGGGCCCACCACATCCGCCGCCAGCAGGTCAGCGGCCAGACCGCGATCCGGCTGCTCGAACAGCTCTGGAACCGCGACCTGAGCGACCTGGACCCGGACGGCCCGCTGCCCACGGTCGACCCGCTGCCCGGCGAGAACACGGTGGCCCAGGGCCGGGCCTCGGTACGGATGCACCGCGACCCGGTGGCGGTGGCCGCGCAGTGGCGGGCGCTGGCCGAGGAGAAGAAGCTCTCCGCCCGCGAGCTGGTGATCGAGGTGACCGGCCGCCAGACCTTCATCGGCACCCCGGCCCAAGTCGCCTCCGACCTGAACGAGTTCGTGCAGACGGACGCGGCCGACGGATTCATCCTGGTACCGCACCTGACCCCGGGCGGCCTGGACGAGTTCGCCGACACCGTCGTGCCGCTGCTCCAGGAGCGCGGCGTCTTCCGCACCGAGTACCAGGGCGAGACGCTCCGCGACCACCTCGGGCTCGCCACCCCGCGCCCCACCGCCCGCCCGGCGGTGGCCCGGTGA
- a CDS encoding amino acid ABC transporter permease, translated as MSESLTPVIPETPAAPEARPRPDGAERVLPLRHPGRWLVGALVLVLLAQVAHGLATNPFYQWDRFRYWFLRPVITDGLAVTLEVTAWSAVLGLAGGVLLALARLSRNPVLRVVSWGYVWLFRSVPLIVVLLFLYNFSALYRTVSLGVPFGPALWSFDESRLATDLVVAVVGLSLNEAAYAAEVVRAGLLSVDQGQHEAAAALGLPGRYRFTRIVLPQALRAIVPAYVNQLIGLVKSTSLVFYVSLLDLFGSAQSLGSTYPGDIVPLLLVATAWYVLLTSLVSAAQYYVERRYSRGVRKETAR; from the coding sequence ATGAGCGAATCGCTCACCCCTGTCATCCCCGAAACCCCCGCCGCACCCGAGGCCCGACCCCGGCCGGACGGTGCCGAGCGGGTGCTGCCGCTGCGCCACCCCGGCCGCTGGCTGGTCGGCGCCCTCGTCCTGGTGCTGCTCGCCCAAGTGGCGCACGGTCTGGCCACCAACCCGTTCTACCAGTGGGACAGGTTCCGCTACTGGTTCCTCCGCCCGGTGATCACCGACGGCCTGGCCGTCACCCTGGAGGTCACCGCCTGGAGCGCGGTGCTCGGCCTGGCCGGCGGGGTGCTGCTCGCGCTGGCCCGGCTCTCCCGCAACCCCGTGCTGCGGGTGGTCAGTTGGGGGTACGTCTGGCTGTTCCGCTCGGTGCCGCTGATCGTGGTGCTGCTCTTCCTCTACAACTTCAGCGCTCTCTACCGCACCGTCAGCCTGGGTGTGCCGTTCGGCCCGGCGCTCTGGAGCTTCGACGAGTCGCGGCTGGCCACCGACCTGGTGGTGGCCGTGGTCGGGCTCAGCCTCAACGAGGCCGCCTACGCGGCCGAGGTGGTGCGGGCCGGCCTGCTCTCGGTCGACCAGGGCCAGCACGAGGCCGCCGCCGCCCTCGGCCTGCCGGGGCGGTACCGCTTCACCCGGATCGTGCTGCCGCAGGCGCTGCGGGCGATCGTGCCCGCCTACGTCAACCAGCTGATCGGGCTGGTCAAGAGCACCTCGCTGGTCTTCTACGTCTCGCTGCTCGACCTCTTCGGCTCGGCCCAGAGCCTCGGCAGCACCTACCCCGGCGACATCGTGCCGCTGCTGCTGGTGGCCACCGCCTGGTACGTGCTGCTGACCAGCCTGGTCTCGGCCGCCCAGTACTACGTCGAACGCCGCTACTCGCGCGGCGTCCGGAAGGAGACCGCCCGATGA
- a CDS encoding glycosyltransferase family 39 protein — protein sequence MPTSIPLLRRVVALPSRLPASVRTGYWTRVVPVLALLAALTHIPSFLRPVWSPDEGFLATQARMLADGGVLYDTVVDRKPPLLPWLYEACFAVFGSASLWPLRTLAIVAHLVTAILLASLARGRWGDRAGEAAGALYLLVSIGLSPEDTQAATFEVFMLPAMVAAFRYAERRRWLAAGIAVALCSLTKQTGGAVMLPVLWMLFQDARQRGVRWLPALGKIGFGFALPIALVAVILTKPKGFLFWVVTGSGDYASLGGSLLQMTGRALGNSAILLGAGLGFLLPLGRRLWFAFRHRPLAVAAGAEHGATSDLWIWLLSSVIAVSTGFHFFGHYYLQLIPPLVLLGVGAVSTSAISWRPVAVYSTVAATVFWALALFWPGQRLTHTTEVATTVAEQTTPKDTVLVWGMHPELYWLADRRPASRYLTAGFLTNYSGGKDGQQVGEQYSVSNAWQTFDQELAKNPPEIVVDDSGRAPYQPELIPKIENLLATRYEVVGVNADTVIYRLKR from the coding sequence GTGCCGACCTCCATCCCCCTCCTCCGCCGCGTCGTCGCGCTGCCCTCCCGGCTGCCCGCCTCCGTGCGGACGGGGTACTGGACCCGGGTCGTCCCGGTGCTGGCCCTGCTCGCCGCCCTGACCCACATCCCCTCCTTCCTGCGGCCGGTCTGGAGCCCCGACGAGGGCTTCCTGGCCACCCAGGCCCGGATGCTGGCCGACGGCGGCGTGCTCTACGACACCGTGGTCGACCGCAAGCCCCCGCTGCTGCCCTGGCTCTACGAGGCCTGCTTCGCCGTCTTCGGCTCGGCCTCGCTCTGGCCGCTGCGCACACTCGCGATCGTCGCCCACCTGGTCACCGCGATCCTGCTGGCCTCCCTGGCCCGGGGCCGCTGGGGCGACCGGGCCGGGGAGGCCGCCGGGGCGCTCTACCTGCTGGTCTCGATCGGGCTCTCCCCGGAGGACACCCAGGCGGCCACCTTCGAGGTCTTCATGCTGCCCGCGATGGTGGCGGCCTTCCGGTACGCCGAGCGGCGGCGCTGGCTGGCCGCCGGGATCGCGGTGGCGCTCTGCTCGCTGACCAAGCAGACCGGTGGGGCGGTCATGCTGCCGGTGCTGTGGATGCTCTTCCAGGACGCGCGGCAGCGCGGCGTTCGGTGGCTGCCGGCCCTCGGCAAGATCGGCTTCGGCTTCGCGCTGCCGATAGCCCTGGTCGCCGTCATCCTGACCAAGCCCAAGGGCTTCCTCTTCTGGGTGGTCACCGGCAGCGGCGACTACGCCTCGCTCGGCGGCTCGCTGCTCCAGATGACCGGTCGGGCGCTCGGCAACTCCGCCATCCTGCTCGGGGCCGGCCTCGGCTTCCTGCTCCCGCTCGGGCGGCGGCTCTGGTTCGCCTTCCGCCACCGCCCGCTGGCCGTGGCCGCCGGCGCCGAGCACGGCGCCACCTCGGACCTGTGGATCTGGCTGCTCTCCTCGGTGATCGCCGTCTCCACCGGCTTCCACTTCTTCGGGCACTACTACCTGCAGCTGATCCCGCCGCTGGTGCTGCTCGGCGTGGGCGCCGTCTCCACCTCCGCGATCAGCTGGCGCCCGGTCGCCGTCTACAGCACCGTCGCGGCCACCGTCTTCTGGGCCCTCGCCCTCTTCTGGCCCGGCCAGCGCCTCACCCACACCACCGAGGTCGCCACCACCGTCGCCGAGCAGACCACCCCCAAGGACACCGTCCTGGTCTGGGGCATGCACCCCGAGCTCTACTGGCTGGCCGACCGCCGCCCCGCCTCCCGCTACCTCACCGCCGGCTTCCTCACCAACTACAGCGGCGGCAAGGACGGCCAGCAGGTCGGCGAGCAGTACAGCGTCTCCAACGCCTGGCAGACCTTCGACCAGGAGCTCGCCAAGAACCCCCCGGAGATCGTCGTCGACGACTCCGGCCGGGCCCCCTACCAACCCGAGCTCATCCCCAAGATCGAGAACCTGCTGGCCACGCGCTACGAAGTGGTCGGCGTGAACGCTGACACGGTGATCTACCGCCTGAAGCGCTGA